The region cggccgctcctcgccgaccgctcttcctggaggtaatacccttggaacttttggatttcttcctCGGCTCtgtagatggcgttgcgcaccatactctcgttgcgctcgattgttccctccggccgattttcattgtaatgcgccaccaaaagtgatcgccggattggttcgtgccaaccttcggatcttcggagattgacaagaacgccttgaacaattgctccatctccgccggagtgtacggtgtgcggacaccgcgagtaggaggagtcggagtttgggagggggcggtcgacctcgctctaAGTTTGGGTGTCCACCAGTatagcccttcgggggcatcttggtcgttgATCGAGTAAGGCCGGTAGTcacctggaacgcccgaactttgggtttgaggagaggTCGAATATTttgtttccggactaggaaacggaaTTAaacgaaccaatcggggttccaaccgtgggagcccggagGGTGATCGCCATGGCCGGATATTGTTATGTTGTATGAGTGGAAGAAAGagtgagaatggagatgagagaatgtagatgagaatgtaaatgagagaatgtagatgagaattgtgtagtgtggtgtgaattttttggtgtgaaagtgagggtatttatagatgaaaatgtgtatttttgggggaaaaaataaaaaaaaaattaaaagttggtagaaaatggatatattttttttgggaagtgagaaaatattttttttattttaaatcggttttttttaattaaaaaccgattttttttaaaaaaaaattcgaatgcAATAACTATATCGTTGTCCAATCATGTCCGACCAcatcacctgctcgctggcacggacgtgcttgatgcatcgagcagcgccgtgccagcagcgcaagcgcagcggcggacgacgtcttccgtgccgctggcacagacggacggacgccgtccgttcACCGTTGCAGATGCGGGCGTCCACTATGGCACGGACGCCCGACCGCCGCGCCGCCCCCCTTCTCGCACAGCCGCCCCACCGCCGCGGCGCCCACATCCACCCCGTTTCCACACTATAGGGCGCCGCGGTCATCGCCCCACCCATTCTTCCTCCATTCACCCCAGCCGCGGGGTCGCCCCGAATGCGGCTATCCCGCGTCCGCCACCCCCACCGTCCCCAAATGTTGTCCGCCCACCTTCTCCACTATAGCCGCCCGCCCaccgccccaacccgcggctatagctGCGGGCGTCCCATAGTGGACATTCTAGTGTCCACTATATGGGGCGGACAACCCCCTCCCACCGCCGCCCCCCTTCTCGAACCGCCGCGCCGCCGCGtcagccgcggctatagccccactccttctctctctgccaccctcagccgcgtcctcgccccgcacgcggcgATTCCGCGTCCGCCGTCCCTCCCCTCACCCGCCACGTCCAcccccgcggcggacacccttcccactataagccgccccgcttccgccccgccatcgccccgctcgcggctatagccACGTCCAcgttatagtggacgctctaggtgggcacgcccaatagccccgccccagttttttgtccatagccccagtttattgtccacagccccaaaattctatttccgctactatagtggacacctccaatagccccaaattttataatcaactttcattttaaaatgtttcaagtaattacgaacaaatttatcgggctatacgtaCGTAGAAGAAGTcgactatacgaattaaaaataaaatttaaatttaaatttaaatttaaatacaaattaaagtgtaaaaaaaaaaattcaaaatgaaaCCGCCGCGGCGGTTGTCCGCTGCTATAGgagccgcgcctatagccccgcccgccgcgtcctcgccccgcacgcggcgaagcctcgtccgccgccctccccccaccagccgcgtccgccctcgcggcggacaccccCCACTATGACCGCCGCGTCGACCGACCCCACCGCCCCCCTTCGCGGCGACCGCCacgtccaccttatagtggacgctctcaCTATAGTTTTTGAATTGGCGTGAGTCAAAAACTTGGAAAAAGGCTTTACTAAATCAAGTTTTGCACTTGGTGCGAGTCAAAAACTTGGGAAAAAAATACTGACTAAAGTTTTTCTAAAAAGAGAATCACTAGTAATTTTTCATCCATCCTATAATAATTCAAATCCTCGACTTATTGAAAAGACGAAAAGTATCTTACTAACTGTGCTACGATTCCATCCACTTATAAATTAAACCGCCAGATTATTCTTTCCTTTGAAAAATTAATGGCAATCATccctaaattaaataatcaacTAAACTTAATACTAATAAGTTACAAGTATACATGCTGTGATTAATATATGGAGATTTTGTTATATTCAGTTCGATACATATCATATGAAAATCTAAAAGCCCACGCGACACTTGTTTTTGTAGGGTTGATTGTAAATAGTGACGTTGGAGCCTAGCAGTATTGTAAATAGGGTTgattactatatatatatttagtaaTAATATATGTCAATCTATgaacaaaaatatttcttttacctccaaaatatgtaaatatatcaGTACTATCTTTTATATTTAATcacgttttttttttcaaaaaaaaaatccatccTTTGATCTATTCGTTTATTTTTATCGATCATTctcttaattattattttcatcaACCATTTTTCTCGCTCGCAGCCTTTACTACAGTAGTATTTTCTCGCAGCAGCTTATGACAAAGACGGCATCATTATGAATAAGGCTGTACTATAAATTACAACCTTTGAAAATACTACAGTGAAAGTCAGTGACAATAAAGAAATATCCAGTCGTAAGTGTACAACAAATCATGAATTATTAAGCATTACAACCTTTGAATACAACAAATCATGAATTAATAAACATTACAACCTTTGAATACAGCGAAAGATAGTGAAAAACAAGAAATAGAAAGATAGTCAAACACTACAAACCTAATACACCCTCTGTCGTCCTCAAAATAGTTGGAGCATTTCTTTTGagcaaaatttaaaaaattaatttgttaatgATTAAAgtaaaaagagtaaagtaagtgaagaaataaaataagagagagagtaaagtttttattgaaaaaggaaatgactctacattagaaataaaaataaaggaatatgactcaactaccttcACAATGAAAGGAAATGACTCTACATTGGGATTAAAAAtaaaggaatatgactcaactaACATATATAGGGAgtatgtaaaataaaatagtatgcTAGTAGCTAATACTCAGCCtgaaaaaagaataattatGTCGCAATGGTCATCACTCATCACATTAACTATTGAACTAAGTTATTGCCAAATTACGCATTCTACTTTTTCTCAACGATGAACATTCAACATTCAACAAACATAACTTATAATATTTCACTGTCACTAATAAAAAATCACGTGATAATTAATCCCCATCACTATTTAATGCTATAATCctatcaaatcaaatcaaatcaaatcaaaacaaGGCAAGGCAGAAAATGTCGACGGCAGATGAAGAAGCGCGCAAGATAGCGATTGAGTACGCTTCCGGCGCGGTGCTTCCGATGGTGGTGAAAGCCGCCGTCGAGCTCGATCTCTTCCAGCTCATCCACAACGCCGGTCGCATTTCGGCAGCTGAGCTTGCCGCTCAGCTTCCGACGAGCAACCCCAGCGCCGCGGCCACGCTCGAGAAAATCCTCCGCCTCCTCACCGGCCACTCCATCCTGAGCTGCGAAGGCGGAGACGAGCGGCGCTACGCTCTGTCGCCGGTCGGGAAGTTCTTCATCAAGAATGAAGAAGTGGGGTCGTGCTGCGCCGCTTCGTTGATGACCCAAGATAAGGTCCTCATGGAGAGCTGGTAAGTCTTTTTCAgagaatataaattaattttgatataaaattatttttgctccattatcttttattatattttatataaggCTTGAGTGTTTACTACAGTATAATTTAATGAATAGGTATCACCTAAAAGATGCGGTGTTGGAGGGTGGAATTCCGTTTGAGAGAGCACATGGAATGAGTATATTTGAGTATGCATCGAAGGAACCAAGATTAAGCAAAGTCATAAATGAGGCAATGGCTGAATCTGTTTTTATGTACAAGAAACTGATGGAGGTGTACAACAATTTTGAGGGGATTGGAAGCGTAGTTGATGTTGGTGGTGGAACTGGAGCATTGCTTAGCATCATCATTTCCAACAATCCTTCCATTAAGGGTATCAATTTTGATTTGCCTCATGTCGTTCAACAAGCTCCATCTTACCTAGGTCTATTTCTCTCTCACTCACTCATCATCATACTTTTCTATTTACATATACATGTATCTAAGTTACATATTATATGGGTTCAGGTATAGAGCATGTTGGTGGAGATATGTTTGCCAGTGTGCCCAAAGGAGATGCAATTCTCATGAAGGTACATTATAAACTCCATTATGTTAtcatttcaataaaaaaaaaacaataaacaaaGACAAAACAGTGCCAAGATTTTACGTTGAAAACTCCGAGACAAAAAAAATTAGGGTAACAACCATTTAGACTTTTTTAAGGTTTGGTGGCTAATAGAGAATAAATACCCAATTTAATGGCCTCACAGGCCTCTGTCCGTGAAATGTCGTCCAGTTTTGCTATTTTGATCCAtacgtgaaatgttgtccactttactttttttctatttttgataaatggACCCTACTTTCTaataactcattacactcacattattttataaaactaagtatataaatatgaggccattttccactaactttttccttACCCTTTTCTTCAAACTCGTTCCGAGtcaaacatggacaacattttgcggacagagggagtactattagcCACATTTAATATTATCTTCTTTCCATTTTGGCCCCTTccgttttcatttttgttactccctccgtccccaataattgtccactttggttTCAGCACGTGTTTTAAGAGATGTAAACAAAACtggattaaaaaattaattgaatacgagtctcacatttatatattatttttataataaaatgtgagtaaaatgagttagtagaatgtgacttatatttatggtaaaaaataaaaatgaataattaatgGGGGAcagataaaaatgataaaaatagatactTAATTTGAGACGCAGTGAGTGTTATAgatctcttttttatttatccATCTATCAACCAATAACACctcaatcattttattttatcagaATGTTCTGCATAATTGGGACGACGAAAAATgtgtcaaaattttgaaaaactgCAAAGAATCTCTGTCAGAAAACGGGAAGGTGGTAATTGTCGAAAGTGTCCTTTTGGAGAACCCGAAGAGTGGGGAAACTGCAGTGGAGTTGTTGAATTTGCTGATGTGGAGCTATAATCCGGGAGGGAAGGAGAGGACAGAAACGGAATTTCGCATCTTGGGAAAGCAAGCTGGATTCCAAGGATTCCGCAAAGTCTGCTGTGCTGCTGGTTCTTGGTTCATGGAATTTTACAATTCAAGTGCTGAATTTCCAATATAAAGGAATTCTTGATTGTGCTTGTGTTTAGCTTTTCGATTGGAGAACATTCTTCaatcaataaatataataaGTTTGCTTTTATAATGTGTGACATGCAATCTCATGTATTGTAATTCATTGGTATTTACCAATGACTTCATTCATAAAAACAAtaatttgtgatttaattaTTGAGTTGTTTAATCATGCACGCAACTTGTACCAAACCCCATTTTACATTAAGTtggaataaatttaattaattataggaATGTGTTTTATAAGGAAAATGTATTTATTATACTCACTTATTTAGATTATCCattcacttaaaaaataaatgactATGATTCGAATTGTTGTGAGTTGAAACTTGGAAAAAAAACTTGGTAAAGTTAAATCTACAAAGTAAATTAGATTCTCAAGCAGTGCTTTATCCTACTAAAAAGTTAGTATCAATACATGGTGTGGTTGATATGTGAAGATTTTGTTAAATTCAATTCGATACATAGGGTTCATTGCAAATAGAATTGCAATAAACATAATTTTC is a window of Salvia splendens isolate huo1 chromosome 3, SspV2, whole genome shotgun sequence DNA encoding:
- the LOC121793860 gene encoding caffeic acid 3-O-methyltransferase-like, translated to MSTADEEARKIAIEYASGAVLPMVVKAAVELDLFQLIHNAGRISAAELAAQLPTSNPSAAATLEKILRLLTGHSILSCEGGDERRYALSPVGKFFIKNEEVGSCCAASLMTQDKVLMESWYHLKDAVLEGGIPFERAHGMSIFEYASKEPRLSKVINEAMAESVFMYKKLMEVYNNFEGIGSVVDVGGGTGALLSIIISNNPSIKGINFDLPHVVQQAPSYLGIEHVGGDMFASVPKGDAILMKNVLHNWDDEKCVKILKNCKESLSENGKVVIVESVLLENPKSGETAVELLNLLMWSYNPGGKERTETEFRILGKQAGFQGFRKVCCAAGSWFMEFYNSSAEFPI